The Nocardioides campestrisoli genome includes a window with the following:
- a CDS encoding sucrase ferredoxin, with product MPSSPDQTLRCTASSRLVGEPLAGTAPTESAYLLVEYAGAWGRKAVAESRLPEEVRTALAGLHGVRVQLIRRHGGTSGPGIRVFTALVGPDRVEIETTVLDEATGLLDLDLAALAAGRSPGLTPYAGELLLVCTNGRRDLCCAELGRPVTAALSARWPEATWETTHLGGHRFSATLLALPSAVTLGRLDPESAVLAVEELQAGRHPVGFSRGRAGVSAAAQVAQLHVVEQTGYDELGDVVVVGERDGVVRLLADGSPWQVGVLSRQGPPRRASCGDETAKPGEVHEVVAAGPGTDTGPASM from the coding sequence GTGCCGTCCTCCCCAGACCAGACCCTGCGCTGCACCGCGAGCAGCCGGCTCGTCGGTGAGCCGCTCGCCGGCACCGCGCCGACCGAGTCGGCGTACCTCCTGGTCGAGTACGCCGGCGCCTGGGGCCGCAAGGCGGTGGCGGAGAGCCGGCTGCCCGAGGAGGTCCGGACCGCGCTGGCCGGCCTCCACGGCGTCCGGGTCCAGCTGATCCGTCGGCACGGAGGCACCTCGGGTCCGGGGATCCGGGTCTTCACCGCGCTCGTCGGCCCCGACCGCGTCGAGATCGAGACCACCGTGCTCGACGAGGCGACCGGCCTGCTCGACCTCGACCTCGCGGCCCTGGCGGCCGGCCGGAGCCCCGGCCTGACGCCGTACGCCGGGGAGCTGCTGCTGGTCTGCACCAACGGCCGCCGGGACCTGTGCTGCGCCGAGCTCGGCCGGCCGGTCACCGCGGCCCTGTCGGCCCGCTGGCCGGAGGCGACCTGGGAGACCACCCACCTGGGCGGCCACCGGTTCTCGGCCACCCTGCTGGCCCTGCCCAGCGCAGTGACCCTGGGCAGGCTGGACCCGGAGTCGGCGGTGCTCGCGGTCGAGGAGCTGCAGGCCGGGCGGCACCCGGTCGGCTTCTCCCGGGGCCGGGCCGGGGTCTCCGCGGCGGCGCAGGTCGCGCAGCTGCACGTGGTCGAGCAGACCGGGTACGACGAGCTCGGCGACGTGGTCGTCGTCGGCGAGCGGGACGGGGTGGTGCGGCTGCTGGCCGACGGTTCCCCCTGGCAGGTGGGGGTGCTCAGCCGGCAGGGGCCGCCCCGCCGGGCCAGCTGCGGCGACGAGACGGCCAAGCCCGGCGAGGTCCACGAGGTGGTCGCCGCGGGTCCCGGGACGGACACCGGTCCGGCAAGCATGTGA
- a CDS encoding Na+/H+ antiporter subunit E: MSPKMRTTRSGAVRPVRYRAVQPFALLWLTLVWLALWGDVTPLLVVSGVLVGVAAQWAFPLPPVRLESRIRPWRLLLLLLRFVVDVVRASLEVSSVVLRRRPVRNAVVAVDLRSSSDFVLTGVASMLSLVPGSIVVEVRRSTHTLYLHVLDVDDVEGAERFRRDALAVEDRFLAAFEPIDPVVQGTSERGVSR, translated from the coding sequence GTGAGCCCGAAGATGCGCACCACCCGCAGCGGCGCCGTGCGGCCCGTCCGGTACCGCGCGGTGCAGCCGTTCGCGCTGCTGTGGCTGACCCTGGTCTGGCTCGCGCTGTGGGGCGACGTGACCCCGCTGCTGGTGGTCTCCGGCGTGCTGGTGGGCGTGGCCGCCCAGTGGGCGTTCCCCCTGCCCCCGGTCCGGCTGGAGTCCCGGATCCGCCCCTGGCGCCTGCTGCTGCTCCTGCTGCGCTTCGTCGTGGACGTGGTCCGGGCCAGCCTGGAGGTCTCCTCGGTGGTGCTGCGCCGCCGCCCGGTCCGCAACGCGGTGGTCGCGGTCGACCTGCGCAGCTCCTCGGACTTCGTGCTCACCGGGGTGGCCTCGATGCTGAGCCTGGTCCCGGGCTCGATCGTGGTCGAGGTGCGGCGCTCCACCCACACCCTCTACCTGCACGTGCTCGACGTGGACGACGTGGAAGGGGCGGAGCGGTTCCGCCGCGACGCCCTCGCCGTGGAGGACCGCTTCCTGGCCGCCTTCGAGCCGATCGACCCGGTCGTGCAGGGCACGAGCGAGCGGGGGGTGTCGCGATGA
- a CDS encoding ABC1 kinase family protein gives MTLGTTTGDKPDSATRRYARLARLAYRHGRSDLVQGLGLDEFAVDDDEAAPGAGDPVPDEVGRRAEAFVRDLEAMGPTYVKLGQLLSTRSDLLPAAYTQALARLQDDVEPFGFDRVREIVEHQLGGRIEDLYGSFEEEPLAAASLGQVHAATLRNGRRVVVKVQRPEAREVVRGDMQTLTRLAHLADKRTDLGRRYGFEGLVTEFRKTLAGELDYRREARNLVRFGELTAGYDLLVVPQPVPTHCSGRVLTMDRIDGRKVTDLGKLAWVELDARPIVEQLFACYLSLMLGEGVLHADPHPGNLLLTDDGRLALLDLGMVSTVSPRLQEKVVRLLLAITDGDGEEAATVLAELGHPLADYDAGAFRHDVSHLVSEAVNAGPELQAGSVLVELSRVSGMHGLRPPAEMSMIGKALLNLDTATLRLDPDFSPAEALRDNVSSILASGMKVSAGGIMASAIEAKEFAKLLPKRANRILDNLADGEFVIRVDAIDEEQLHTVLQRVANRLTLGLVIAAMLVGAALMMRVDEGPRLFGVPAVALTFFTLAVLAGVALTLWIVSTDRKVATRSRSRVGNT, from the coding sequence ATGACCCTGGGGACGACGACCGGTGACAAGCCCGACTCCGCGACGCGGCGCTACGCCCGCCTGGCGCGGCTGGCCTACCGGCACGGCCGCTCCGACCTGGTCCAGGGGCTGGGCCTGGACGAGTTCGCGGTCGACGACGACGAGGCGGCGCCGGGCGCCGGCGACCCGGTGCCGGACGAGGTCGGCCGGCGGGCCGAGGCGTTCGTCCGCGACCTGGAGGCGATGGGGCCGACGTACGTCAAGCTCGGTCAGCTGCTCTCCACCCGCTCCGACCTGCTGCCGGCGGCGTACACCCAGGCGCTGGCCAGGCTCCAGGACGACGTGGAGCCGTTCGGCTTCGACCGGGTGCGCGAGATCGTCGAGCACCAGCTCGGCGGGCGGATCGAGGACCTCTACGGCAGCTTCGAGGAAGAGCCGCTGGCTGCCGCGTCGTTGGGGCAGGTGCACGCCGCGACCCTGCGCAACGGCCGTCGGGTGGTGGTCAAGGTGCAGCGGCCCGAGGCCCGCGAGGTGGTCCGCGGGGACATGCAGACCCTCACCAGGCTCGCCCACCTCGCCGACAAGCGCACCGACCTGGGACGCCGCTACGGCTTCGAGGGCCTGGTGACCGAGTTCCGCAAGACCCTGGCGGGGGAGCTCGACTACCGCCGCGAGGCGCGCAACCTGGTCCGCTTCGGGGAGCTGACCGCCGGCTACGACCTGCTGGTGGTGCCGCAGCCCGTGCCGACCCACTGCTCGGGCCGGGTGCTGACCATGGACCGGATCGACGGCCGCAAGGTCACCGATCTCGGCAAGCTCGCCTGGGTCGAGCTGGACGCGCGCCCGATCGTGGAGCAGCTCTTCGCCTGCTACCTCTCGCTGATGCTGGGCGAGGGGGTGCTGCACGCGGACCCGCACCCGGGCAACCTGCTGCTCACCGACGACGGCCGGCTGGCGCTGCTGGACCTCGGCATGGTCAGCACCGTCTCCCCGCGCCTGCAGGAGAAGGTCGTGCGCCTGCTCCTGGCGATCACCGACGGCGACGGCGAGGAGGCCGCGACCGTGCTCGCCGAGCTGGGCCACCCGCTCGCCGACTACGACGCGGGCGCCTTCCGCCACGACGTCTCCCACCTGGTCTCCGAGGCGGTGAACGCCGGGCCCGAGCTGCAGGCCGGCTCCGTGCTGGTCGAGCTGAGCCGGGTCTCCGGGATGCACGGGCTGCGCCCGCCCGCCGAGATGTCGATGATCGGCAAGGCGCTGCTCAACCTCGACACCGCCACGCTGCGGCTCGACCCCGACTTCTCCCCGGCCGAGGCGCTGCGCGACAACGTCAGCAGCATCCTGGCCAGCGGGATGAAGGTCAGCGCCGGCGGGATCATGGCCTCGGCGATCGAGGCCAAGGAGTTCGCCAAGCTGCTGCCCAAGCGGGCCAACCGGATCCTGGACAACCTGGCCGACGGGGAGTTCGTGATCCGGGTCGACGCGATCGACGAGGAGCAGCTGCACACCGTGCTGCAGCGCGTCGCCAACCGGCTCACCCTCGGGCTGGTGATCGCGGCCATGCTGGTCGGCGCGGCGCTGATGATGCGGGTCGACGAGGGGCCGCGGCTCTTCGGCGTACCCGCCGTGGCGCTGACCTTCTTCACCCTGGCCGTGCTGGCCGGGGTCGCGCTGACCCTGTGGATCGTCAGCACCGACCGCAAGGTGGCGACCCGGTCGCGCTCGCGGGTCGGGAACACGTGA
- a CDS encoding monovalent cation/H+ antiporter complex subunit F gives MSVVIGIAAAMLVVAAGLLLFRTTVGPTILDRSMALDVLMSVTVCAMALWSVQQDSSVALPAILAVAAVGFVGSIAIARYASGIDDVAAEAEQQEDEQA, from the coding sequence ATGAGCGTGGTGATCGGGATCGCGGCGGCGATGCTGGTGGTGGCCGCCGGCCTGCTGCTCTTCCGCACGACGGTGGGTCCGACCATCCTGGACCGCAGCATGGCCCTGGACGTCCTGATGTCGGTGACGGTCTGCGCGATGGCGCTCTGGTCGGTCCAGCAGGACAGCTCGGTCGCGCTGCCCGCGATCCTCGCGGTGGCCGCCGTCGGCTTCGTGGGCTCGATCGCGATCGCCCGCTACGCCAGCGGGATCGACGACGTGGCCGCCGAGGCCGAGCAGCAGGAGGATGAGCAGGCATGA
- a CDS encoding helix-turn-helix transcriptional regulator, translating into MPARSLELVGREAELEELCSRLGIVADDPAPAAAVLLGGDAGVGKTRLLTELRDRAVTAGWRVVAGHCLDLSDSTLPYLPFSEVLGRLSVDLPEVVEETTGERPVLRRLQPGRRVRSGGGTGAEGAMERGDLYEAMHLLLDRAADEQPLLVVVEDAHWADQSTRDLLSFLFARSFARRVAIVVSYRVDDLHRRHPLRRQVAEWSRLRVDRMLLEPLDAAAVRRLVQALHPDPLREADVDDIVARAEGNAFFVEELVGAAWATGGVPADLADLLLVRLDRLEPDTQEVVRTAAVAGRRVGHDLLAAVSGLDPRALEEALRAAVERHVLEAGRGDTYSFRHALLAEAVYDDLLPGERVRRHAAYARVLASGKVVGTSAELARHARLGQDLRTALRASVEAGTAAMQVGGPDEAAGHYLEALELASDSALVVALAEETGVGHVDLVLRAADALSAAGHALRGIALLRDALAGLPEDTGAVDRARVLAQLALSLYQGDQELEDELALAREAAELVAGGTEAQQVRVLAIQARILAGHRHEEEAREVATTALAMSQGLDMPRLSADILTTLAGLQQHHLGDDVVEALATVIGQARASGAVKAEMRGLYTLGRFHQDRGELEEAIALFETGLARGVQAGLRWAPHSFDALVMATAARHVLGRWDETAPATAQADQAPSPIIEAVLRAFGAVIGAARGTAGTADLLAGLREHWGEEGMVALHAAGAELELAEQAGNADGALATYDRVVAVLSRMWRELFQARLRLAAQTLGVLGTAAVRQSAAERDALRPVVDRLLDDGHRVVDYLHDEELAYGPETRAWRVRLEAEHLRWRWLAQVDPPTCSALVEAWRDAEREFVEFGHVHELARTRLRLVELLVQDGDLEAARPVAEQVRDAAGALGAPRLLVELDALVGRPAAPTARAEALTPRELQILGLVAEGRSNGEIGKQLFIATKTVSVHVSNMLAKLDAASRTEAVAVARRRGMLP; encoded by the coding sequence GTGCCCGCCCGCAGCCTGGAACTCGTCGGACGCGAGGCCGAGCTGGAGGAGCTGTGCTCCCGGCTCGGCATCGTGGCCGACGATCCCGCCCCCGCCGCAGCGGTCCTCCTCGGCGGGGACGCCGGGGTGGGCAAGACCCGGCTGCTGACCGAGCTGCGCGACCGGGCGGTGACCGCGGGGTGGCGGGTGGTGGCGGGGCACTGTCTCGACCTCTCCGACTCCACGCTCCCCTACCTGCCCTTCTCCGAGGTGCTCGGCCGGCTGTCGGTCGACCTGCCCGAGGTGGTCGAGGAGACCACCGGCGAGCGGCCGGTGCTGCGCCGGCTCCAGCCGGGCCGGCGGGTCCGCTCCGGCGGCGGCACCGGAGCCGAGGGCGCGATGGAGCGCGGCGACCTCTACGAGGCGATGCACCTGCTGCTCGACCGGGCCGCGGACGAGCAGCCCCTGCTGGTCGTGGTGGAGGACGCCCACTGGGCCGACCAGTCCACCCGCGACCTGCTCAGCTTCCTCTTCGCCCGGTCGTTCGCGCGCCGCGTCGCGATCGTCGTCTCCTACCGGGTCGACGACCTGCACCGGCGGCACCCGCTGCGCCGCCAGGTGGCTGAGTGGTCCCGGCTCCGGGTCGACCGGATGCTGCTGGAGCCGCTGGACGCCGCGGCCGTGCGCCGGCTGGTGCAGGCGCTGCACCCCGACCCGCTCCGCGAGGCCGACGTGGACGACATCGTGGCCCGCGCCGAGGGCAACGCGTTCTTCGTCGAGGAGCTGGTGGGCGCCGCCTGGGCGACCGGCGGGGTGCCGGCCGACCTCGCCGACCTGCTGCTGGTCCGCCTCGACCGGCTGGAGCCCGACACCCAGGAGGTGGTGCGCACCGCCGCGGTGGCCGGGCGCCGGGTCGGCCACGACCTGCTCGCCGCGGTCTCCGGGCTCGACCCGCGCGCCCTGGAGGAGGCGCTGCGCGCCGCCGTGGAGCGGCACGTGCTCGAGGCGGGTCGCGGCGACACCTACTCCTTCCGGCACGCGCTGCTGGCCGAGGCCGTCTACGACGACCTGCTGCCCGGCGAGCGGGTACGCCGGCACGCGGCGTACGCGCGGGTGCTGGCCTCGGGGAAGGTGGTCGGCACCTCGGCGGAGCTGGCCCGGCACGCCCGGCTCGGCCAGGACCTGCGCACCGCGCTGCGGGCCAGCGTGGAGGCGGGCACGGCGGCGATGCAGGTGGGCGGCCCCGACGAGGCGGCCGGGCACTACCTCGAGGCCCTCGAGCTGGCCAGCGACTCCGCGCTCGTGGTCGCGCTGGCCGAGGAGACGGGGGTGGGCCACGTCGACCTGGTGCTGCGGGCGGCCGACGCGCTCAGCGCGGCCGGCCACGCCCTCCGAGGGATCGCGCTGCTGCGCGACGCGCTCGCCGGCCTGCCCGAGGACACCGGTGCCGTCGACCGGGCCCGGGTGCTGGCCCAGCTGGCGCTCAGCCTCTACCAGGGCGACCAGGAGCTGGAGGACGAGCTGGCGCTGGCCCGGGAGGCGGCCGAGCTGGTCGCCGGGGGCACCGAGGCGCAGCAGGTGCGGGTGCTGGCGATCCAGGCGCGGATCCTGGCGGGGCACCGCCACGAGGAGGAGGCGCGGGAGGTCGCCACCACCGCGCTGGCGATGAGCCAGGGGCTGGACATGCCCCGGCTGAGCGCCGACATCCTCACCACCCTCGCCGGACTCCAGCAGCACCACCTCGGCGACGACGTCGTCGAGGCCCTGGCGACCGTGATCGGCCAGGCGCGCGCGAGCGGCGCGGTCAAGGCGGAGATGCGCGGGCTCTACACGCTCGGCCGCTTCCACCAGGACCGCGGCGAGCTCGAGGAGGCGATCGCGCTCTTCGAGACCGGGCTGGCCCGCGGCGTCCAGGCCGGGCTGCGGTGGGCGCCGCACTCGTTCGACGCGCTGGTGATGGCCACCGCTGCACGGCACGTCCTCGGTCGGTGGGACGAGACGGCGCCGGCGACCGCCCAGGCCGACCAGGCGCCCTCGCCGATCATCGAGGCGGTGCTGCGGGCGTTCGGCGCCGTGATCGGGGCGGCGCGCGGCACCGCGGGCACCGCCGACCTGCTGGCCGGGCTCCGCGAGCACTGGGGCGAGGAGGGGATGGTCGCGCTGCACGCGGCCGGGGCAGAGCTCGAGCTGGCCGAGCAGGCCGGCAACGCGGACGGCGCGCTGGCCACCTACGACCGGGTGGTGGCGGTGCTCTCCCGGATGTGGCGCGAGCTCTTCCAGGCACGGCTGCGCCTGGCTGCGCAGACGCTCGGGGTGCTCGGCACCGCCGCGGTCCGCCAGTCGGCCGCGGAGCGGGACGCGCTGCGCCCGGTGGTCGACCGGCTCCTCGACGACGGCCACCGGGTGGTGGACTACCTGCACGACGAGGAGCTGGCCTACGGCCCCGAGACCCGGGCCTGGCGGGTGCGCCTGGAGGCCGAGCACCTGCGCTGGCGCTGGCTCGCCCAGGTCGACCCGCCCACCTGCTCCGCACTGGTGGAGGCGTGGCGGGACGCGGAGCGCGAGTTCGTCGAGTTCGGTCACGTGCACGAGCTGGCCCGGACCCGGCTGCGGCTGGTCGAGCTGCTCGTCCAGGACGGCGACCTGGAGGCTGCCCGCCCGGTGGCCGAGCAGGTGCGGGACGCCGCCGGCGCGCTCGGCGCGCCCCGGCTGCTGGTCGAGCTCGACGCCCTGGTCGGCCGGCCCGCGGCGCCGACCGCCCGGGCCGAGGCGCTCACCCCGCGCGAGCTCCAGATCCTCGGGCTCGTCGCCGAGGGGCGCAGCAACGGCGAGATCGGCAAGCAGCTCTTCATCGCGACCAAGACGGTGAGCGTGCACGTCTCCAACATGCTCGCCAAGCTCGATGCCGCCTCGCGCACCGAGGCGGTCGCGGTGGCCCGGCGTCGCGGCATGCTCCCCTGA
- a CDS encoding MFS transporter translates to MPSDQPPFRLRDVALTAYGPTIVNSIGHGAVLPVLALQARDLGADVSTAALVVALVGLGSLATALPVGALIARIGERRALVLSGLLDAAAMVAAALATSWPALAVAVTVSGMAWTTFLVARQGYLIDVVPQPYRARAMSGLGGSHRIGLLVGPLLGAGLIHLTDLRAVFVLAAVASLASAALARLMPDLGGEERARAKETGHLSVLGVVRRHRRVLATVGVAVVVISASRALRTALLPLWAEHVGMSASTTSLVFAVAAAVDVAFFLPGGWLMDTRGRTAVAVPVVGAVAVACFLLPLATETWSVTAVMVLIAIGNGLGSGIVMTLGADTAPTAGRSQFLGAWRLCGDLGVSGGPLLVGAAAALLPLAGVSLALGALMAAGTVWVGYWTSRVDARLSRPGR, encoded by the coding sequence GTGCCCTCCGACCAGCCGCCGTTCCGCCTGCGGGACGTGGCGCTCACGGCCTACGGCCCGACGATCGTCAACTCGATCGGCCACGGCGCCGTCCTGCCGGTGCTGGCGCTGCAGGCCCGCGACCTCGGTGCGGACGTCTCCACCGCCGCCCTGGTGGTCGCCCTGGTCGGGCTGGGCAGCCTGGCCACCGCCCTGCCGGTCGGTGCGCTGATCGCCCGGATCGGGGAGCGCCGGGCGCTGGTGCTGTCGGGGTTGCTGGACGCCGCGGCGATGGTCGCGGCGGCGCTGGCCACCTCCTGGCCTGCGCTGGCCGTCGCGGTCACGGTCAGCGGGATGGCCTGGACCACCTTCCTCGTGGCCCGGCAGGGCTACCTGATCGACGTGGTGCCGCAGCCCTACCGGGCCCGGGCGATGTCGGGGCTCGGCGGCAGCCACCGGATCGGGTTGCTCGTCGGGCCGCTGCTCGGCGCCGGGCTGATCCACCTGACCGACCTGCGCGCCGTCTTCGTGCTCGCCGCCGTCGCCTCGCTGGCCAGCGCGGCGCTGGCCCGGTTGATGCCCGACCTGGGCGGCGAGGAGCGGGCCCGCGCCAAGGAGACCGGTCACCTCTCGGTGCTCGGCGTCGTACGCCGGCACCGGCGGGTGCTGGCCACCGTGGGCGTGGCGGTCGTGGTGATCAGCGCCAGCCGCGCGCTGCGCACCGCGCTGCTGCCGCTGTGGGCCGAGCACGTCGGGATGAGCGCCAGCACCACCTCGTTGGTCTTCGCCGTCGCCGCCGCGGTCGACGTCGCCTTCTTCCTGCCCGGCGGCTGGCTGATGGACACCCGGGGGCGCACGGCGGTCGCGGTGCCGGTGGTGGGGGCGGTCGCGGTGGCCTGCTTCCTGCTCCCCCTGGCGACCGAGACCTGGTCGGTCACCGCGGTGATGGTGCTGATCGCGATCGGCAACGGGCTCGGCTCCGGGATCGTGATGACCCTCGGCGCGGACACGGCACCGACCGCCGGGCGTTCGCAGTTCCTCGGCGCCTGGCGGCTCTGCGGCGACCTGGGTGTCAGCGGCGGCCCGCTGCTGGTCGGCGCGGCCGCAGCCCTGCTCCCGCTGGCCGGGGTCAGCCTGGCGCTCGGCGCGCTGATGGCCGCCGGCACGGTGTGGGTCGGCTACTGGACCTCCCGGGTCGACGCCCGGCTCAGCCGACCTGGACGATGA
- the mnhG gene encoding monovalent cation/H(+) antiporter subunit G encodes MSIESVLDVLSAVSLLVGAGFALIAAIGVVRLPDLPSRMHAATKPQVIGLGFVVLGLGLRLREPSVLGLLALVVILQMATSVVSSHMVGRASFRAGQVREDLLVVDELSESSHDWEKGRGAP; translated from the coding sequence ATGAGCATCGAGTCGGTCCTCGACGTGCTGTCCGCGGTCTCCCTGCTGGTCGGCGCCGGCTTCGCGCTGATCGCCGCGATCGGGGTGGTCCGGCTGCCCGACCTGCCGAGCCGGATGCACGCGGCGACCAAGCCGCAGGTCATCGGCCTGGGCTTCGTGGTGCTGGGGCTGGGGCTCCGGCTGCGCGAGCCGTCGGTCCTCGGGCTGCTCGCCCTGGTGGTGATCCTCCAGATGGCCACCAGCGTGGTCTCCAGCCACATGGTCGGGCGCGCCTCGTTCCGGGCCGGTCAGGTCCGTGAGGACCTGCTGGTCGTCGACGAGCTGAGCGAGTCCAGCCACGACTGGGAGAAGGGTCGCGGCGCACCCTGA
- a CDS encoding formimidoylglutamate deiminase translates to MTHQEPARVSPDTAYVLERAWVDGEFRDEVLVEVLSGRFSRVETGGVSAVPATRLAGLTVPGLANVHSHVPHRALRGLQHGDRQAWRWRLDQVVERLDPDSMFELARATYREMAAAGFTTVGEFHDLHHQAGGTPYEDPNLMGVVLAEAAADAGIRLTLLDACRLGTGDEELPAQALRSTDADPERWALRVGALEKTLAGSEHARVGAALPTVRAMPRDQLPVFARAAEDRALQVHLCATQDEDTECRARYGVSAARLLADAGLLGPRTAAVHATHLDDWDVALLGSTGTRVALCPTTDRDLGHGVGPARRLHEAGARLTLGSGSHAVIDPFEEMRAAELHARLVSRRRGHWSAAELLTAATREGHDALGWPDAGQIAVGRRADLVTLTARSVRTAGTGGDEQTVVFAATAADVTHVVVDGWVLAREAEHVGADLDAVVARLLR, encoded by the coding sequence GTGACCCACCAGGAGCCGGCCCGCGTCAGCCCGGACACGGCGTACGTGCTCGAGCGCGCCTGGGTGGACGGCGAGTTCCGCGACGAGGTGCTGGTCGAGGTCCTGAGCGGGCGGTTCTCCCGGGTCGAGACGGGCGGCGTGTCGGCCGTCCCGGCGACCCGGCTGGCCGGGCTGACGGTGCCGGGCCTGGCCAACGTGCACAGCCACGTCCCGCACCGGGCGTTGCGCGGGCTCCAGCACGGCGACCGGCAGGCCTGGCGGTGGCGGCTGGACCAGGTGGTGGAGCGGCTCGACCCCGACTCGATGTTCGAGCTCGCGCGGGCCACCTACCGGGAGATGGCCGCGGCCGGGTTCACCACGGTGGGGGAGTTCCACGACCTGCACCACCAGGCGGGTGGCACGCCGTACGAGGACCCGAACCTGATGGGCGTGGTGCTGGCCGAGGCCGCCGCCGACGCCGGGATCCGGCTGACCCTGCTGGACGCCTGCCGGCTGGGCACCGGGGACGAGGAGCTCCCCGCGCAGGCGCTGCGCTCCACCGACGCGGACCCCGAGCGCTGGGCGCTGCGGGTGGGCGCGCTGGAGAAGACCCTCGCGGGCTCCGAGCACGCCCGGGTCGGCGCCGCGCTGCCCACGGTCCGGGCGATGCCGCGCGACCAGCTGCCGGTCTTCGCCCGCGCCGCCGAGGACCGCGCGCTGCAGGTGCACCTGTGCGCCACCCAGGACGAGGACACCGAGTGCCGGGCCCGGTACGGCGTCTCCGCGGCCCGGCTGCTCGCCGACGCCGGCCTGCTCGGCCCGCGCACCGCGGCGGTGCACGCCACCCACCTCGACGACTGGGACGTCGCGCTGCTCGGCAGCACCGGGACCCGGGTCGCCCTGTGCCCGACCACCGACCGCGACCTCGGGCACGGCGTCGGCCCGGCCCGCCGGCTGCACGAGGCGGGCGCCCGGCTCACCCTCGGCTCGGGCAGCCACGCGGTGATCGACCCGTTCGAGGAGATGCGGGCCGCCGAGCTGCACGCCCGCCTGGTCTCCCGCCGCCGGGGGCACTGGTCGGCCGCCGAGCTCCTCACCGCCGCGACCCGCGAGGGGCACGACGCCCTCGGCTGGCCGGACGCCGGGCAGATCGCGGTGGGCCGGCGCGCGGACCTGGTCACGCTGACCGCACGCAGCGTGCGGACCGCGGGCACCGGCGGCGACGAGCAGACGGTCGTCTTCGCCGCCACGGCCGCCGACGTCACCCACGTGGTGGTCGACGGGTGGGTGCTCGCCCGGGAGGCCGAGCACGTCGGCGCCGACCTCGACGCCGTGGTCGCCCGGCTGCTGCGCTGA